One Cardinium endosymbiont cEper1 of Encarsia pergandiella genomic region harbors:
- a CDS encoding metal ABC transporter permease — protein MDILWTIMIAALASINCALVGSYLILRKIAMMGDAIAHSTLPGIVLALLITGSKNSPILVAGAGITGILVTFLIAFLEKKINIQADAAIGINFTFLFALGVVLISFFSRKIDLDPECSLYGELATVSLDIWRTSSGINLGPKPFYILLIALLVNLTFLIIGYKYLFVSTFDPQFAQSIGIHTTRWHYCLMGITSLTTVATFEVAGAILVVALLIVPAASMYLVTKCLKRLLFYNILFAIITSVSGYYISFWLNSAMAPTMVTIAGLLFLVAFVYSKYN, from the coding sequence ATGGATATACTCTGGACTATTATGATTGCGGCGTTAGCCAGTATAAATTGTGCCTTAGTAGGCAGCTATTTGATATTAAGAAAAATAGCCATGATGGGAGATGCGATTGCCCATTCAACCTTACCAGGGATTGTATTGGCACTTCTAATCACTGGATCTAAAAACTCCCCTATACTGGTTGCTGGAGCCGGTATAACCGGTATCCTGGTTACCTTTCTTATAGCATTTTTAGAAAAAAAAATAAATATACAGGCAGACGCTGCTATAGGGATTAATTTTACCTTTCTTTTTGCTTTAGGTGTTGTTTTAATCTCTTTTTTTAGTAGAAAAATAGACTTAGATCCAGAATGCAGTCTATATGGAGAACTGGCAACAGTGTCACTGGATATCTGGCGCACCAGTAGTGGTATAAATTTAGGGCCTAAACCATTTTACATCTTATTAATAGCATTACTAGTTAATTTAACTTTTCTCATCATTGGTTATAAGTACCTATTTGTAAGTACCTTTGATCCCCAATTTGCCCAAAGCATTGGGATCCACACGACCCGTTGGCACTATTGTTTAATGGGTATTACTTCATTGACCACCGTTGCCACATTTGAAGTAGCAGGAGCCATTTTAGTAGTTGCGCTTTTAATTGTTCCAGCTGCAAGCATGTATTTGGTTACAAAATGTCTTAAACGTTTGTTGTTTTACAATATACTCTTTGCTATAATAACCTCTGTTAGTGGATATTATATCAGTTTCTGGTTGAACAGTGCTATGGCGCCTACAATGGTGACCATAGCAGGGCTATTATTCTTAGTTGCTTTTGTATATTCCAAA